In Rhipicephalus microplus isolate Deutch F79 chromosome 7, USDA_Rmic, whole genome shotgun sequence, one genomic interval encodes:
- the LOC119179884 gene encoding uncharacterized protein LOC119179884: MKLSTLVATTFLALLVVQSANGMFLTSLALLPVSAVTSIGGIAGLKLAIAMKLLDRLGWFKVSRYGVGLRAGIESNKLPDRVVPRPDPKGFFSGPTISVPIAALPYLIGGARQKPLSLRLPVKDFKMLANATTNFNSPKVKFSSSGSASVKGDKATELKASSALKSPFVNVEGKHAATIRGRRSSVETDPNVIKNAISLVRELDTNHCILRLSCEVSADPASYGRYGHRVASFMRRLGPVGKDSAFVDFEKAYHRGRSSGIPACIQAYSSCKVDLRAMVAFVQSS; this comes from the exons ATGAAGCTGTCTACACTCGTCGCCACCACCTTCCTGGCCCTCCTTGTCGTCCAGTCTGCTAACGGCATGTTCCTGACCAGCTTGGCCCTGCTGCCTGTTTCGGCGGTCACGAGCATAGGCGGTATTGCCGGCCTCAAGCTCGCTATCGCCATGAAGCTCCTCGACAGGCTCGGCTGGTTTAAAGTTAGTCGCTACGGAGTTGGTCTGCGAGCCGGCATCGAAAGCAACAAGCTGCCCGACCGTGTCGTGCCACGCCCCGACCCAAAGGGCTTCTTCTCCGGCCCAACAATCTCCGTACCAATTGCGGCGTTGCCGTACTTAATCGGGGGTGCCAGGCAAAAGCCGCTGTCCCTTCGGCTGCCCGTCAAGGATTTCAAAATGCTCGCCAACGCCACGACCAACTTCAATTCACCCAAGGTGAAGTTTTCGTCCAGCGGATCTGCTAGCGTCAAAGGCGACAAGGCCACTGAACTGAAAGCATCTTCGGCTCTGAAGAGCCCATTCGTCAACGTGGAAGGGAAACACGCTGCAACTATTCGA GGTCGCCGAAGCAGCGTCGAAACCGACCCGAACGTGATCAAGAACGCTATCAGCCTGGTCCGCGAACTCGACACCAACCACTGCATTCTACGCCTCTCCTGCGAGGTCAGCGCGGACCCCGCTTCCTACGGCCGCTACGGCCACCGTGTAGCTTCCTTCATGCGCCGTCTCGGACCCGTCGGCAAGGACTCCGCCTTCGTGGACTTTGAGAAGGCCTACCACAGGGGCCGGTCCAGCGGCATTCCTGCCTGCATTCAGGCGTACTCCTCCTGCAAGGTGGACCTCCGCGCTATGGTGGCCTTCGTACAGTCGTCATGA